One segment of Mycolicibacterium sp. YH-1 DNA contains the following:
- a CDS encoding HD domain-containing phosphohydrolase, translated as MVPLAARPATPSRAEILAALSVAVDLGLGQPAEHMLRSALIATRIADRLGLSRAGRDTAYYTTLIMWIGCHADSHEYAQWFGDDIAVRHDSYLVDWSGLPYLRFLMGNVGRGRPLLARVNAMAALVANARGQLSALIHSHCTSAGALADRLGVDGAVRDALAYAFERFDGGGLPGGVSGEAIPIAMRVAQLAEMVEVHARSYGVDGALVMAKSRRGGQFDPEVVDAFVDDAQQILASPPGGDTWAAALGEAPDRREPLGPSELDVLLVALGDFVDLKCPFTLGHSQAVAALAADAATAAGLDADSVTTVRRAGHVHDLGRIGVSNQIWSKPGSLTSAETERVRLHPYLTVRILSQVAGLERVAELAGNHHECIDGSGYPRGLAGTGLTLADRVLAAAVAYQSAREPRPYREALSADAAAHRLRDRVRAGTLDPVAVDAVLHAAGHPTGRRAARPDKLSPREVEVLGLVARGASNKEIAARLVISEKTARNHVERIYAKIGVSNRIGASMYALDHGLAHPVTP; from the coding sequence ATGGTCCCGCTCGCCGCCCGGCCTGCGACGCCCAGCCGCGCCGAGATACTGGCCGCCTTGTCGGTGGCGGTGGACCTGGGGCTGGGCCAGCCTGCCGAGCACATGCTGCGGTCGGCGCTCATCGCCACCCGCATCGCCGATCGGCTCGGGCTCAGTCGTGCGGGCCGCGACACCGCGTACTACACGACGCTCATCATGTGGATCGGCTGTCACGCCGACTCGCACGAGTACGCGCAGTGGTTCGGTGACGACATCGCGGTTCGGCACGACTCGTACCTGGTCGACTGGTCGGGGCTTCCGTACCTGCGCTTCCTGATGGGCAACGTGGGTCGCGGGCGACCGCTGCTGGCCCGCGTCAACGCGATGGCGGCGCTGGTCGCGAACGCGCGTGGCCAGCTGTCTGCGCTCATTCATTCGCACTGCACGTCGGCGGGCGCGCTCGCCGACCGGCTTGGTGTCGACGGCGCGGTGCGCGACGCACTGGCGTACGCGTTCGAGCGTTTCGACGGCGGCGGTCTACCTGGCGGGGTGAGCGGTGAGGCCATCCCGATCGCGATGCGGGTTGCCCAGCTCGCCGAGATGGTGGAGGTGCACGCGCGGTCCTACGGTGTGGACGGTGCCCTCGTCATGGCCAAGAGCCGACGCGGCGGGCAGTTCGATCCCGAAGTCGTGGACGCGTTCGTCGACGACGCACAGCAGATCCTGGCGAGCCCGCCAGGCGGTGACACCTGGGCGGCCGCGCTTGGCGAGGCGCCGGACCGCCGAGAGCCGCTCGGGCCGTCCGAACTGGACGTGTTGCTCGTCGCGCTCGGTGACTTCGTCGACCTGAAGTGTCCCTTCACCCTCGGGCACTCTCAGGCCGTCGCGGCGCTGGCCGCCGACGCCGCAACTGCCGCCGGCCTCGATGCCGACTCCGTCACGACGGTCCGTCGGGCCGGTCACGTCCATGACCTTGGCCGGATCGGCGTCTCGAACCAGATCTGGTCCAAGCCAGGCAGTTTGACGTCGGCCGAGACCGAACGCGTGCGGCTGCACCCGTACTTGACGGTGCGCATCCTGTCCCAGGTCGCCGGACTGGAGAGGGTGGCCGAACTCGCGGGCAACCACCACGAGTGCATCGACGGCTCAGGATATCCGCGCGGCCTGGCAGGCACAGGCCTTACGCTGGCCGACCGCGTGCTCGCCGCCGCGGTGGCCTACCAGTCGGCACGTGAGCCCAGGCCGTACCGAGAGGCGCTGTCCGCCGATGCCGCCGCGCACCGTCTGCGTGACCGGGTCCGGGCGGGCACGCTCGACCCCGTCGCCGTCGATGCGGTCCTGCATGCGGCGGGGCATCCCACGGGGCGAAGGGCGGCGCGGCCGGACAAGCTGTCTCCCCGCGAGGTCGAGGTATTGGGGCTGGTGGCCCGCGGGGCGTCGAACAAGGAGATCGCCGCGAGGCTGGTGATCTCGGAGAAGACGGCCCGCAATCATGTCGAGCGGATCTACGCGAAGATCGGCGTCTCGAACCGGATCGGCGCGAGCATGTATGCGCTGGACCACGGGTTGGCTCACCCCGTCACGCCCTGA
- a CDS encoding TetR/AcrR family transcriptional regulator yields MRRPSIPRPGAQPGVKVDARSERWREHRKKVRSEIVDAAFRAIDRLGPELSLREIAEEAGTAKPKIYRHFTDKSDLFQAIGERLRDMLGAAIFPQIDLASDSAREVIRRSVEQYVLLVDQHPNVCRFLIQGRFAEQSESTMRALNEGRGVTLALAAMFSNELREMELDRAAIELAAFTTYGSAAAATDWWLGPEVDSPRRMPAEEFIGYMTTIMLGAIKSTCELLGIKIDPELPVHEGVRRRESVA; encoded by the coding sequence GTGCGTCGACCGTCGATCCCTCGTCCGGGTGCCCAACCCGGTGTGAAGGTCGATGCGCGCAGCGAGCGGTGGCGTGAGCACCGCAAGAAGGTCCGCAGCGAGATCGTGGACGCCGCTTTCCGTGCGATCGACCGCCTCGGGCCCGAGCTGAGCCTGCGTGAGATCGCCGAGGAGGCCGGCACCGCCAAGCCGAAGATCTACCGGCACTTCACGGACAAGTCGGACCTGTTCCAGGCGATCGGCGAGCGGTTGCGCGACATGCTCGGAGCGGCCATCTTCCCGCAGATCGACCTCGCCTCGGATTCGGCACGCGAGGTGATCCGCCGCAGCGTCGAGCAGTACGTCCTGCTGGTCGACCAGCATCCCAACGTCTGCCGCTTCCTGATTCAGGGCCGGTTCGCCGAGCAGAGCGAGTCGACCATGCGCGCGCTCAACGAGGGTCGCGGCGTCACGCTGGCGCTGGCCGCCATGTTCAGCAATGAACTGCGCGAGATGGAACTCGATCGCGCCGCCATCGAACTCGCCGCGTTCACCACATACGGTTCGGCCGCGGCCGCGACGGACTGGTGGCTGGGCCCCGAAGTCGACAGCCCCCGTCGGATGCCCGCCGAGGAGTTCATCGGCTACATGACGACGATCATGCTCGGCGCGATCAAGAGCACCTGCGAGCTGCTGGGCATCAAGATCGATCCCGAGCTGCCAGTGCACGAGGGTGTCCGCCGCCGCGAGTCCGTTGCTTGA
- a CDS encoding NAD(P)/FAD-dependent oxidoreductase, translating into MTQRYDLVIAGGGPSGSAAAWQAARTGAKVIVLDKAEFPRDKPCGDGLTARAVSYLQKMGLADEVATYHRVNRVTVFSPSAWELSFPKRPGMPDHGHTVSRTHLDAVLLKHAESAGAEVRQGAEVAGPEFDASGRVIGVVLKSGEKIHGDAVIAADGAYSPIKRALKVDSEYNGYSAIAIRSEMHANRADSDSLDIYLKLVFEGDQLPGYGWVFPMGNGLFNIGLGYVNSYKNWQSINATQFLGEFLRSLPRDWELPAIEELKKNKSVRAWRLPMGFTAWPPWRPGVLFTGDALGAGKPASGAGISKALESGLAAGECAIAALTNGGPNDFTNYAQRMEAAWGREYRRGRYMHKLIGQPTLARAGVKLIDNAAFRDRLLRAMYKKEQGPQHT; encoded by the coding sequence ATGACCCAGCGATACGACCTGGTAATCGCCGGCGGAGGGCCTTCTGGCTCTGCCGCGGCGTGGCAGGCGGCGCGAACCGGTGCGAAGGTGATCGTCCTGGACAAGGCCGAGTTCCCTCGGGACAAGCCCTGTGGCGACGGGCTCACCGCACGCGCAGTGAGTTACCTGCAGAAGATGGGGTTGGCCGACGAGGTCGCCACCTATCACCGGGTTAACCGGGTGACGGTGTTCAGCCCCAGCGCCTGGGAGCTGTCATTCCCGAAGCGCCCCGGTATGCCCGATCACGGGCACACCGTGAGCCGCACGCACCTGGACGCCGTGCTGCTCAAGCACGCCGAGTCCGCAGGTGCCGAGGTCCGCCAGGGAGCGGAGGTCGCCGGCCCGGAGTTCGACGCGAGCGGTCGCGTGATCGGCGTCGTGCTCAAGAGCGGCGAGAAGATCCACGGCGATGCGGTCATCGCCGCCGACGGTGCCTACTCCCCCATCAAGCGAGCCCTGAAGGTCGACTCGGAGTACAACGGCTACTCGGCGATCGCGATCCGCTCGGAGATGCACGCCAACCGGGCCGACTCCGATTCCCTGGACATCTATCTGAAGCTCGTCTTCGAGGGTGACCAGTTGCCCGGCTACGGCTGGGTGTTCCCGATGGGCAACGGGCTGTTCAACATTGGCCTGGGCTACGTCAACAGCTACAAGAACTGGCAGTCGATCAACGCCACGCAGTTCCTCGGCGAGTTTCTGCGCTCGCTGCCGCGCGACTGGGAGCTGCCCGCCATCGAGGAACTCAAGAAGAACAAGAGCGTGCGGGCGTGGCGTCTGCCGATGGGCTTCACCGCATGGCCGCCGTGGCGCCCGGGTGTGCTGTTCACCGGTGACGCGTTGGGCGCAGGCAAGCCGGCGTCGGGCGCGGGCATCTCCAAGGCACTCGAATCCGGGCTGGCCGCAGGCGAATGCGCGATCGCGGCGCTGACCAACGGTGGTCCCAACGACTTCACGAACTACGCGCAGCGGATGGAGGCGGCGTGGGGCCGGGAGTACCGGCGCGGCCGCTACATGCACAAGCTGATCGGGCAGCCGACGCTGGCCAGAGCCGGCGTGAAGCTGATCGACAACGCCGCGTTCCGTGACCGGCTGCTGCGGGCGATGTACAAGAAGGAACAGGGCCCGCAGCACACCTAG
- a CDS encoding cupin domain-containing protein: MTTGGDVASFGPNAPGYVWKSTADVEPIEVFPGITVQPLWKGANGAHAAVTTISPGAVWVGEDLHDPGPEEVYVVSGVLNDGVNDYAAGTFLHAPAGSWHVPQSTEGCVLFLFYPEG; this comes from the coding sequence ATGACAACTGGTGGTGATGTTGCGTCCTTCGGTCCTAACGCGCCTGGATATGTGTGGAAGTCGACCGCAGACGTCGAACCGATCGAAGTGTTTCCCGGAATCACCGTCCAACCGCTCTGGAAGGGCGCCAACGGTGCCCATGCCGCTGTCACAACGATCTCTCCAGGCGCGGTCTGGGTCGGCGAAGACCTCCATGACCCAGGCCCCGAAGAGGTCTACGTGGTCTCCGGTGTGCTCAACGACGGCGTCAACGACTACGCCGCAGGCACGTTCCTGCACGCGCCGGCCGGATCGTGGCACGTACCGCAGTCCACGGAGGGTTGCGTGTTGTTCCTCTTCTACCCGGAAGGCTGA
- a CDS encoding LysR family substrate-binding domain-containing protein, which translates to MTSLRLTVGYVPGVTPAKWARTWAERHPAVPLQLRAIAAADAADAVRAGTVDVALLRLPADTSGLAVIPLYEETTVAVVPADHILTAVDEIAAADLDGEPMLRPLDDVVDWVGARGTPVDHRPETTEDAIELAAAGIGALVVPQSLARLYHRKDLTYRPITDAPTCSVALAFPDGPQAELVEEFIGIVRGRKPSSSRGHAEPVPKRTAREKTLAKQAARAAAGKVARKPGPAKRGRR; encoded by the coding sequence GTGACCTCGCTCCGCCTCACCGTCGGGTACGTACCCGGCGTGACACCCGCGAAGTGGGCTCGGACCTGGGCGGAGCGCCACCCTGCGGTGCCGCTGCAGTTGCGGGCCATCGCCGCGGCAGACGCTGCCGACGCCGTGCGGGCCGGCACCGTCGACGTGGCGTTGCTCCGCTTGCCGGCTGACACGTCCGGGCTGGCCGTCATCCCGCTCTATGAGGAGACGACGGTGGCCGTGGTGCCGGCCGATCACATTCTCACCGCTGTCGACGAGATCGCCGCCGCAGATCTCGACGGCGAGCCGATGCTGCGCCCACTCGACGACGTCGTCGACTGGGTGGGCGCTCGCGGCACTCCGGTCGATCATCGGCCCGAGACCACCGAGGACGCAATAGAACTCGCTGCCGCGGGGATCGGTGCGCTCGTCGTCCCGCAGTCGCTGGCGCGGCTGTATCACCGCAAGGACCTCACGTACCGCCCGATCACCGATGCGCCCACCTGCTCTGTGGCGCTCGCCTTCCCGGACGGGCCGCAGGCGGAACTGGTCGAGGAGTTCATCGGGATCGTGCGGGGCCGCAAACCGAGTTCGTCGCGTGGTCATGCCGAGCCGGTGCCGAAACGCACGGCACGGGAGAAGACGCTCGCGAAGCAGGCCGCCCGCGCCGCCGCCGGCAAGGTCGCCCGCAAGCCGGGTCCGGCCAAACGCGGTCGACGCTAA
- a CDS encoding DUF5997 family protein: MSRPNAQSMKPATAAKKLDVYLPATPAEFQENPITRAELAALQADPPQWLKDLRKNGPHPKNLVAAKLGVSIAGLARSGVTDALTTEQINALLEEKPEWLVAERESFQEVLREERRLKSLRAEQTREN, encoded by the coding sequence ATGAGCAGGCCTAACGCGCAGTCCATGAAACCCGCCACAGCGGCGAAGAAGCTGGACGTGTACTTGCCGGCGACGCCTGCCGAGTTCCAGGAGAACCCGATCACCCGCGCCGAGCTCGCCGCCCTGCAGGCGGACCCGCCGCAGTGGCTCAAGGACCTCCGCAAGAACGGGCCGCACCCGAAGAACCTGGTGGCAGCCAAGCTCGGCGTCTCGATCGCCGGGCTCGCGCGCAGCGGAGTCACAGATGCGCTCACCACCGAGCAGATCAATGCGCTGCTCGAGGAGAAGCCCGAGTGGCTCGTCGCGGAACGCGAGAGCTTCCAAGAGGTGCTGCGCGAGGAGCGCCGCCTGAAGTCGCTGCGTGCGGAGCAGACTCGCGAGAACTGA
- the nrdE gene encoding class 1b ribonucleoside-diphosphate reductase subunit alpha, with protein sequence MPPTVTAAEPVTTGAHALPGETDYHALNAMLNLYDADGNIQFDKDREAANQYFLQHVNQNTVFFHNQDEKLDYLVQKDYYEREVLDQYSRNFVKSLLDRAYAKKFRFPTFLGAFKYYTSYTLKTFDGKRYLERFEDRVVMVALTLAAGDTELAEKLVDEIIDGRFQPATPTFLNSGKKQRGEPVSCFLLRIEDNMESIGRSINSALQLSKRGGGVALLLSNIREHGAPIKNIENQSSGVIPIMKLLEDSFSYANQLGARQGAGAVYLQAHHPDIYRFLDTKRENADEKIRIKTLSLGVVIPDITFELAKRNEDMYLFSPYDVEKVYGVAFADISITEKYYEMVDNAQIRKTKIKAREFFQTLAELQFESGYPYIMYEDTVNRSNPIEGKITHSNLCSEILQVSTPSLFNEDLTYAKVGKDISCNLGSLNIAKAMDSPDFAQTIEVSIRALTAVSDQTHIWSVPSIEQGNNDSHAIGLGQMNLHGYLARERIHYGSEEGIDFTNIYFYTVLFHALQASNNIAIERGKAFGGFERSKYKSGEFFDKYTDQVWEPATPRVRELFDNAGIHIPTQEDWVRLKESVQKHGIYNQNLQAVPPTGSISYINHSTSSIHPVASKIEIRKEGKIGRVYYPAPYLTNDNLDYYQDAYEIGFEKIIDTYAAATQHVDQGLSLTLFFKDTASTRDVNKAQIYAWRKGIKTLYYIRLRQMALEGTEVEGCVSCML encoded by the coding sequence ATGCCACCAACCGTCACAGCTGCAGAGCCTGTAACCACCGGGGCTCACGCGTTGCCGGGCGAGACGGACTATCACGCCCTCAACGCGATGCTGAACCTGTACGACGCGGACGGCAACATTCAGTTCGACAAGGACCGGGAAGCTGCGAATCAGTACTTCCTGCAGCACGTCAACCAGAACACGGTGTTCTTCCACAACCAGGACGAGAAGCTCGACTACCTCGTCCAGAAGGACTACTACGAGCGCGAGGTCCTCGACCAGTACTCGCGCAACTTCGTCAAGTCGCTCCTGGATCGCGCGTACGCCAAGAAGTTCCGGTTCCCGACGTTCCTGGGCGCGTTCAAGTACTACACCTCCTACACGCTGAAGACGTTCGACGGGAAGCGCTACCTGGAGCGCTTCGAGGACCGTGTCGTCATGGTCGCCCTCACGCTGGCCGCCGGCGACACCGAGCTGGCCGAGAAGCTCGTCGACGAGATCATCGACGGCCGGTTCCAGCCGGCCACCCCGACGTTCCTCAACTCGGGCAAGAAGCAACGCGGCGAGCCCGTGTCGTGCTTCCTGTTGCGCATCGAGGACAACATGGAGTCCATCGGTCGCTCCATCAACTCCGCGCTGCAGCTGTCCAAGCGTGGCGGTGGAGTCGCATTGCTGCTGAGCAACATTCGCGAGCATGGCGCACCGATCAAGAACATCGAGAACCAGAGTTCGGGTGTCATCCCGATCATGAAGCTGCTGGAGGACTCGTTCTCCTACGCCAATCAGCTCGGGGCCCGCCAGGGTGCCGGCGCGGTGTACCTGCAGGCGCATCACCCCGACATCTACCGGTTCCTCGACACCAAGCGCGAGAACGCCGACGAGAAGATCCGCATCAAGACGCTCTCGCTGGGCGTGGTCATCCCGGACATCACCTTCGAACTCGCGAAGCGCAACGAGGACATGTACCTGTTCTCGCCGTACGACGTCGAGAAGGTCTACGGCGTGGCCTTCGCCGACATCTCGATCACCGAGAAGTACTACGAGATGGTCGACAACGCGCAGATCCGCAAGACCAAGATCAAGGCGCGCGAGTTCTTCCAGACGCTGGCCGAGCTGCAGTTCGAGTCCGGCTACCCGTACATCATGTACGAGGACACGGTGAACCGGTCGAACCCGATCGAGGGCAAGATCACGCACAGCAACCTGTGCTCGGAGATCCTGCAGGTGTCGACGCCGTCGCTGTTCAACGAGGACCTCACCTACGCCAAGGTTGGCAAGGACATCTCGTGCAACCTCGGCTCGCTGAACATCGCCAAGGCGATGGACTCGCCGGACTTCGCCCAGACCATCGAGGTGTCCATCCGCGCGTTGACCGCGGTGAGCGATCAGACGCACATCTGGTCGGTGCCGTCAATCGAGCAGGGCAACAACGACTCTCACGCCATCGGGCTGGGGCAGATGAACCTGCACGGCTACCTGGCTCGCGAGCGGATCCACTACGGCTCCGAAGAGGGCATCGACTTCACCAACATTTACTTCTACACAGTGCTCTTTCACGCGCTGCAGGCGAGCAACAACATCGCGATCGAGCGCGGCAAGGCCTTCGGTGGCTTCGAGCGGTCGAAGTACAAGTCGGGCGAGTTCTTCGACAAGTACACCGATCAGGTGTGGGAGCCGGCTACCCCGCGGGTGCGCGAGCTGTTCGACAATGCGGGCATTCACATTCCGACGCAAGAGGATTGGGTGCGGTTGAAGGAGTCGGTGCAGAAGCACGGCATCTACAACCAGAACCTGCAGGCTGTCCCGCCGACGGGGTCGATCAGCTACATCAACCACTCGACCAGCTCGATTCACCCGGTGGCGTCGAAGATCGAGATCCGCAAGGAAGGCAAGATCGGCCGCGTCTACTACCCGGCGCCGTACCTGACGAACGACAACCTGGACTACTACCAGGACGCGTACGAGATCGGCTTCGAGAAGATCATCGATACCTACGCCGCGGCCACCCAGCACGTGGATCAGGGCTTGAGCCTGACGCTGTTCTTCAAGGACACCGCCAGCACGCGCGACGTCAACAAGGCGCAGATCTACGCCTGGCGCAAGGGCATCAAGACGCTGTACTACATCCGGTTGCGCCAGATGGCGCTCGAGGGCACCGAGGTCGAGGGCTGCGTCAGCTGCATGCTGTGA
- the nrdI gene encoding class Ib ribonucleoside-diphosphate reductase assembly flavoprotein NrdI, translating to MSNLVYFSSVSENTHRFVEKLGLPAIRIPLRERIEVAEPFVLILPTYGGGHANEPDPDAGGYVPKQVIAFLNNKHNRSLIRGVIAAGNNNFGAEFAYAGEVVSRKCGVPYLYRFELMGTPDDVEAVRAGLADFWKDQTCHQPSQLQSL from the coding sequence GTGAGCAATCTCGTCTACTTCTCGAGCGTCTCGGAGAACACTCACCGGTTCGTCGAGAAGCTGGGTCTGCCCGCCATCCGCATCCCGCTCCGCGAGCGCATCGAGGTCGCCGAGCCCTTCGTCCTGATCCTGCCCACCTACGGCGGCGGGCATGCGAACGAGCCCGATCCAGACGCCGGGGGCTACGTCCCCAAACAGGTCATCGCATTCCTCAACAACAAACACAACCGGTCGCTGATTCGCGGTGTCATCGCTGCGGGCAACAACAACTTCGGCGCCGAGTTCGCCTACGCGGGTGAAGTGGTCTCCCGTAAGTGCGGCGTGCCTTACCTCTACCGATTCGAACTGATGGGAACCCCGGACGACGTGGAAGCCGTCCGCGCGGGTCTCGCCGACTTCTGGAAGGACCAGACATGCCACCAACCGTCACAGCTGCAGAGCCTGTAA
- the nrdH gene encoding glutaredoxin-like protein NrdH: MTVTVYTKPACVQCNATYKALDKQGIAYELVDITLDTEARDYVMALGYLQAPVVVAGAEHWSGFRPDRIKALAGAAAASDAVTA; the protein is encoded by the coding sequence ATGACCGTCACCGTGTACACCAAGCCGGCATGTGTGCAGTGCAACGCCACCTACAAGGCGCTCGACAAGCAAGGCATCGCCTACGAGCTGGTCGATATCACCCTGGACACCGAGGCCCGTGACTACGTCATGGCGCTGGGTTACCTCCAGGCGCCCGTCGTGGTCGCAGGTGCCGAGCACTGGTCGGGCTTCCGCCCGGATCGCATCAAGGCCCTGGCCGGTGCGGCCGCGGCATCGGACGCGGTCACGGCCTAG
- a CDS encoding NAD(P)H-dependent oxidoreductase, with protein sequence MSEGSDVKVLVLLGSLRRESVNRQLVELATEVAPPGVTLEFFDRLGELPHYNEDIDGDDVAEPVQALRAIAADADAALVVTPEYNGTIPGVLKNAIDWLSRPFGNSALKGKPAAVVGGAYGQYGGVWAHDEARKSFAIAGPRVIEDLKLSVPFKALDGKHPRENADVAADLRDVVAKLAAEVG encoded by the coding sequence ATGTCTGAAGGCAGCGACGTCAAGGTCTTGGTACTGCTGGGGAGTCTGCGGCGGGAGTCGGTCAATCGGCAGCTCGTCGAACTCGCCACCGAGGTCGCGCCCCCGGGCGTCACCCTGGAGTTCTTTGACCGCCTGGGTGAGCTTCCGCACTACAACGAGGACATCGACGGTGACGACGTCGCCGAGCCGGTGCAGGCCCTGCGGGCCATTGCGGCCGACGCTGACGCCGCACTGGTCGTGACCCCGGAGTACAACGGGACCATTCCGGGCGTGCTGAAGAACGCGATCGACTGGCTGTCGAGACCGTTCGGCAACAGCGCGCTGAAGGGCAAGCCCGCGGCAGTCGTCGGCGGGGCATACGGCCAGTACGGCGGGGTGTGGGCGCACGACGAGGCGCGCAAGTCATTCGCCATCGCCGGACCGCGGGTGATCGAGGACCTGAAGCTCTCCGTGCCGTTCAAGGCGCTAGATGGCAAACACCCGCGAGAGAACGCCGACGTGGCCGCCGACCTTCGTGACGTCGTCGCGAAGCTGGCCGCCGAGGTCGGCTGA
- a CDS encoding TetR/AcrR family transcriptional regulator, producing the protein MDESAGFTNLPVTDAAPTERGDAARNRTLLLDAARRLVAERGADAVTMDDVATAAGVGKGTLFRRFGSRSGLMLVLLDEDEQAEQRAFMFGPPPLGPDAPPLDRLIAYGRERLQFVWNHFALLSDVSRDPAMRFNSPATLHRTHVRMLLGKAGTTGDLDAQADALMALLDADYVAHQITDLDRDLDLQADAWEDLARKLCGR; encoded by the coding sequence ATCGACGAGTCGGCCGGATTCACCAACCTGCCGGTCACTGACGCAGCGCCGACCGAGCGGGGTGACGCCGCCCGTAATCGCACTCTGCTCCTGGACGCCGCCCGCCGCCTCGTCGCCGAACGCGGTGCCGATGCCGTCACCATGGACGATGTTGCGACGGCCGCGGGAGTCGGCAAGGGCACCCTGTTCCGGCGTTTCGGCAGCCGCTCCGGGCTCATGCTCGTACTACTCGACGAGGACGAGCAGGCCGAGCAGCGGGCCTTCATGTTCGGGCCCCCGCCGCTGGGCCCGGACGCGCCGCCGCTGGACCGCCTGATCGCCTACGGGCGCGAGCGGCTGCAGTTCGTGTGGAACCATTTCGCACTGCTGTCCGACGTCAGCCGCGATCCCGCGATGCGGTTCAACTCCCCCGCCACCCTGCATCGCACGCACGTGAGAATGCTGCTGGGCAAGGCGGGCACCACGGGCGATCTCGACGCGCAGGCCGACGCGCTGATGGCCCTCCTCGACGCCGACTACGTCGCCCATCAAATCACCGACCTCGACCGCGACCTGGACCTGCAGGCCGATGCGTGGGAGGACCTGGCCCGCAAGCTGTGCGGCCGATGA
- a CDS encoding DNA polymerase IV: MSKWVLHVDLDQFLASVELRRHPELVGLPVIVGGSGDPTEPRKVVTCASYEAREFGVHAGMPLRIAARKCPDATFLPSDSAAYDEASEEVMGLLRDLGHPVEVWGWDEAYLGLDSSDDAGADTDPFDLAERIRTVISAETGLSCSVGISDNKQRAKVATGFGKPAGIFALTDENWMTVMGDRGVDALWGVGPKTAKRLEGLGITTVADLAATDPTLLTSTFGPSTGLGILLLAKGGGDTTVSAAPWVPRSRSHVVTFPADLTDRAEMDSAIRQLAIQTLAEIVEQGRIVTRVAVTVRTKTFFTRTKIRKLAAPTTDGPTIVDTALAVFDQFDLDRPVRLLGVRLELAMPDASESPDAPESPSDV; encoded by the coding sequence ATGAGCAAGTGGGTCCTGCACGTCGATCTCGACCAGTTTCTGGCGTCGGTGGAACTGCGTCGCCATCCCGAGCTGGTGGGCCTGCCTGTCATCGTGGGCGGCAGCGGCGACCCGACCGAGCCCCGAAAGGTCGTCACGTGCGCGTCGTATGAGGCACGCGAGTTTGGGGTTCACGCAGGCATGCCGTTGCGCATCGCGGCCCGCAAGTGTCCCGACGCCACGTTCCTGCCGTCCGACTCGGCCGCCTACGACGAGGCGTCCGAGGAGGTCATGGGGCTGCTGCGCGATCTCGGCCATCCGGTCGAGGTGTGGGGCTGGGACGAGGCCTATCTCGGGCTGGACTCTTCTGACGACGCCGGTGCCGACACCGATCCCTTCGACCTCGCCGAGCGGATCCGCACGGTGATATCGGCCGAGACGGGCCTGTCCTGCTCGGTGGGCATCAGCGATAACAAGCAGCGGGCCAAGGTGGCAACGGGGTTCGGCAAGCCCGCAGGCATCTTCGCGCTCACCGACGAGAACTGGATGACGGTGATGGGCGACCGCGGCGTCGACGCCCTGTGGGGTGTCGGCCCCAAAACTGCCAAACGCCTTGAGGGACTTGGCATCACCACCGTCGCCGATCTCGCCGCCACCGACCCCACCCTGCTGACGTCGACGTTCGGTCCGTCCACCGGCCTGGGCATCCTGCTGCTGGCCAAGGGCGGCGGTGACACGACGGTCAGCGCTGCACCGTGGGTCCCGCGGTCACGCAGCCACGTCGTGACGTTCCCCGCCGACCTGACCGACCGCGCCGAGATGGACTCCGCGATAAGGCAGCTGGCCATCCAGACGCTCGCCGAGATCGTCGAACAGGGCCGCATCGTGACCCGAGTCGCCGTGACGGTGCGGACCAAGACCTTCTTCACCCGGACCAAGATCCGCAAGCTCGCGGCGCCGACCACCGACGGGCCGACGATCGTGGACACCGCACTGGCGGTGTTCGACCAGTTCGACCTCGATCGACCGGTGCGCCTGCTCGGGGTTCGGCTGGAACTCGCAATGCCCGACGCCTCTGAGTCACCCGACGCCCCTGAGTCACCCAGCGATGTCTGA